Below is a window of Flavobacterium sp. N2820 DNA.
ACTCATTTTGTAATAAGTTCGAGCGTTGAATAAGTGCAACCGCTTGGCTACCCATTAAACTTGCAAATAATATGTCTCTACTATCTAATACGTTTCCCATTTTATCCTGTGGCTGTTCCTGCCATTGCTATAACTCTTAATAATTCGTCTGCCACTTCGGTTCCCGCTTTTGTTGCCGCATCTTTCCCACTAACAACAACATCTTTTAAACCGTTTAACTCTTTGATGGTTATTGTAATATAATTGTGTTTTGTGCCTCCAGTTGCAACTGCCTGATTAGATTTTTTGACCGACTCATCGTCTTTAGTTCCTCCAGTTCCTCCGCCTTCCGTCTCCTTAACTCCTGGTACTTTTGGCTCTTTTATAACCGCTTTATCTGCGGCTTCTTTACCTTTAGTTACTTTTTCTCCTTGTGTTACCAAGTTGTTAGCCGTTCTGAAAGCCTTGATTTTGTCAAGTCCTTTTTGTGCGAGACCTGTTGGATCTACTTTTGCAACAACCTCTAAAATTTGTTGCAATGGTTTCATTACTGCATCTAATAACACAAGTCCAATACGTTTAAGACCTCCAACAATTCCATCCGATTTAAAGGCGTTTACGATAGAGTCCCAATGGTCTTTTACGCTCATGATAATATTTATCAATATTCCGAAAGGACCTAGTAAGAAAAGAACCGCAGACCCCCACTGGTCATAATGTTTAATTGCGGAATAAACTAAAGCCACAAGAGCTCCAATTGCTACCACTAAAAGTCCAATTGGATTAGCGGTCATAATTGTATTTAAAACCATTTGAGCACCCGACCATATAGAAGTTGCGGTTGTTGTTATTCCAGACCATAACGCTTGCATCTTTGTTGCACTGGTTAAAGTTGAAAGCACAGTTCCCGCACCCGATAAAATAGGCATAAGGTTACCAACATCTCTGGCAACGTTTCCAATTTCTGAAGCGTAACCAATTAAACCATTTGTGCCGTTAAACAACGATATTTTAAAGTCATCAACTTGCGCCTTTAATCGCTTATTCTTTTCTAATGGGCTTTCCATTATAATTGCAGCCTGTTCGTATGCAGTATTAGTTCCGCTAACTGCCTCAGTTAATCGGTTTGCCTCATCGGTATTGGAAATCATAGCTATTGCGGCATTACTGTTTTCTTTGCCGAAAAGTTTAGTTACCAACGCCTGGTCGTTCATAATACCCTTTAAAGGTTTCAATCTGTCCGAAAGCGAAAGCGAGCTATCCGTTAATGTATCGATGTTTACTCCTGCAGCTGCTAACTCGGCTTTGGTGTCTTTTGGCAAAAATCTACCTTGTGCCAAAGTTGCCATTACGTTACGCAATGCAACTCCGCCTTCAGCTCCTTTTTTTCCGTTTTTGTCTAGTACCTGAATAAATGCGTTTGTTTCTTCAAAAGATACTCCCGCCGTTTTAGCCGCTAATCCTGATTGCTCCAATGCCTGTGCAATTTGTGGAAGTTCCGCAGAGCCCTCTTTGGCTGAGGCTGCCATTACGTTATTCATTCGTGCCATTTCTTTAGATGCCTTAATTGGGTCTTCTAAAGAAACCTGATACTGATTCATTGCCGTTGTAAGAACGTTGGTTGCCGCAACAGTATCCCCGCCCATAAGTTTAGATGTAATCGATACCTCTTTACCCATCGACTGCAAAGCTTTTGGCATTTTTGCGATTTCAGGAGATAATTGCGACAGGATTAACTTATATGATTCTGCCGATGCCGATGCCTCACCCCCAAAGGTTTTGGCGTTTTGGCGGGCATAGCCTTCAATTTCTTTTAGCTTATCGCCAGCGACTCCAGTAATGGCTTGAAGGTCATACATATTTGTACTCAACTTCATACCAGGATCGTTTAAACTGTTTAAACCATCTGCAGCCGAATTAATGTTTTGGATCATAGCGTTAAGACTAACGCTGTTTAATTTTCTTTGAATATTATCTACACCAGTGTTTACTCCAGTAGCAAACTTATTGAATGAGGTATACACCTTATCAAAGTTGCTATTCATTTGAATAATATAACTTAGTGCTTGGCTACTCATTTTATTTGTTTTCTGATTTTCTTATGTAGATTAATTCATTGTAATAACTTGCCCACTCTT
It encodes the following:
- a CDS encoding phage tail tape measure protein, translated to MSSQALSYIIQMNSNFDKVYTSFNKFATGVNTGVDNIQRKLNSVSLNAMIQNINSAADGLNSLNDPGMKLSTNMYDLQAITGVAGDKLKEIEGYARQNAKTFGGEASASAESYKLILSQLSPEIAKMPKALQSMGKEVSITSKLMGGDTVAATNVLTTAMNQYQVSLEDPIKASKEMARMNNVMAASAKEGSAELPQIAQALEQSGLAAKTAGVSFEETNAFIQVLDKNGKKGAEGGVALRNVMATLAQGRFLPKDTKAELAAAGVNIDTLTDSSLSLSDRLKPLKGIMNDQALVTKLFGKENSNAAIAMISNTDEANRLTEAVSGTNTAYEQAAIIMESPLEKNKRLKAQVDDFKISLFNGTNGLIGYASEIGNVARDVGNLMPILSGAGTVLSTLTSATKMQALWSGITTTATSIWSGAQMVLNTIMTANPIGLLVVAIGALVALVYSAIKHYDQWGSAVLFLLGPFGILINIIMSVKDHWDSIVNAFKSDGIVGGLKRIGLVLLDAVMKPLQQILEVVAKVDPTGLAQKGLDKIKAFRTANNLVTQGEKVTKGKEAADKAVIKEPKVPGVKETEGGGTGGTKDDESVKKSNQAVATGGTKHNYITITIKELNGLKDVVVSGKDAATKAGTEVADELLRVIAMAGTATG